A region of Sesamum indicum cultivar Zhongzhi No. 13 linkage group LG7, S_indicum_v1.0, whole genome shotgun sequence DNA encodes the following proteins:
- the LOC105166271 gene encoding heat stress transcription factor B-4-like: protein MALMLDNCEGILLSLDSQKTVPAPFLTKTYQLVDDPTTDHIVSWGEDDSTFVVWRPPEFARDLLPNYFKHNNFSSFVRQLNTYGFRKIVPDRWEFANEFFKKGEKHLLCEIHRRKTAQPQVALNHHHLTGQGFFPYPTRVSISPPDSDEKWCDSPNGNGNGSVYNNNSLAALSEDNERLRRNNNMLISELAHMRKLYNDIIYFVQNHVKPVAPSNSYSSSLFLCNSSSAAACTPINGSSAMQQKPLNQLIGQNQTTGKKQVNTLFGAFNLNSSSAAASKTTSQSSLTILEEAAANVEPCRTKLFGVPLPSKKRLHPECYNSSVETNKTRLVLEKDDLGLNLMPPSPC from the exons ATGGCCTTGATGCTCGACAACTGTGAAGGTATATTGTTGTCCTTAGATTCACAGAAAACTGTCCCAGCTCCATTTCTGACCAAGACATATCAGCTTGTTGATGATCCCACCACCGACCACATCGTCTCTTGGGGAGAAGACGACTCCACCTTTGTCGTCTGGCGGCCGCCGGAGTTCGCCCGTGACCTCCTCCCTAACTACTTCAAGCACAACAACTTCTCCAGCTTCGTCCGCCAGCTCAATACCTAT GGTTTCCGAAAGATAGTGCCGGACAGATGGGAGTTCGCGAATGAGTTCTTCAAGAAAGGGGAGAAGCACTTGCTGTGTGAGATCCACCGGAGGAAAACAGCTCAGCCGCAAGTGGCCctcaaccaccaccacctcacTGGCCAAGGTTTCTTCCCTTACCCCACCCGAGTCAGCATCTCCCCACCAGATTCAGACGAGAAATGGTGCGACTCACCCAACGGCAACGGCAACGGCAGCGTCTACAACAACAACTCCTTAGCCGCCCTTTCCGAAGACAACGAAAGACTGAGAAGAAACAACAACATGCTCATATCCGAACTAGCTCACATGAGGAAACTGTACAACGACATCATATACTTTGTGCAGAACCATGTGAAGCCAGTGGCTCCAAGCAATTCCTACAGTTCCTCTTTGTTTCTCTGCAACTCATCATCTGCCGCCGCCTGCACTCCCATTAATGGATCCTCAGCAATGCAGCAAAAGCCTTTGAATCAGCTCATTGGGCAGAACCAGACGACAGGCAAGAAGCAAGTAAATACCCTTTTCGGCGCTTTCAACCTCAACTCTTCTTCCGCTGCGGCCAGCAAGACTACTTCACAGAGCAGTCTGACGATTCTTGAAGAGGCAGCTGCAAACGTGGAACCGTGCAGAACTAAGCTCTTCGGGGTGCCACTGCCCTCCAAGAAAAGATTACACCCCGAATGCTATAATTCCTCGGTGGAGACGAACAAGACGAGATTGGTACTTGAGAAGGATGATTTAGGGTTGAATCTCATGCCTCCTTCTCCATGTTAG
- the LOC105166268 gene encoding transcription factor HEC2-like has translation MDVDFVNKSAAEDQLEMMLMQIDDLPDFSDVDEIPAMLQFPQESDNNNFSVSENLLLDSPTFLPAAASRISFSGGVHPWAPPQPGSSGGRWESTDECSGPAQRRHSMAAMREMIFRIAAMQPVHIDPESVKPPKRKNVKISKDPQSVAARHRRERISERIRILQRLVPGGTKMDTASMLDEAIHYVKFLKNQVQSLERVAVNRPPPPAAGVGFPVAMSSGNYFPAAAKGYHHHHQYESPPPHNVHHLADA, from the coding sequence ATGGATGTCGACTTCGTAAACAAGTCAGCCGCTGAAGACCAGCTGGAAATGATGCTGATGCAGATCGACGATCTCCCTGATTTCTCCGACGTCGATGAGATTCCCGCCATGCTGCAATTCCCTCAAGAGTCTGATAATAACAATTTCTCCGTCTCAGAAAATCTGCTTCTTGATTCACCCACATTCTTGCCTGCAGCAGCTTCCAGGATATCTTTCTCCGGCGGGGTTCATCCGTGGGCGCCGCCGCAGCCCGGTTCAAGCGGTGGCAGATGGGAAAGCACGGATGAGTGTTCGGGGCCGGCCCAGAGGCGGCACTCCATGGCGGCGATGCGGGAGATGATCTTCCGGATTGCAGCGATGCAGCCGGTCCACATTGACCCGGAATCCGTGAAGCCCCCGAAGAGGAAGAACGTGAAGATATCTAAGGACCCTCAGAGCGTGGCGGCGCGCCACCGCCGCGAAAGGATAAGCGAGAGGATCAGGATTCTTCAGAGGCTGGTCCCCGGCGGGACGAAGATGGACACCGCTTCGATGCTCGATGAGGCAATTCATTACGTAAAGTTCTTGAAGAACCAGGTGCAGTCGCTGGAGCGGGTAGCGGTGAATAGGCCGCCTCCTCCGGCGGCCGGAGTTGGGTTCCCGGTGGCGATGTCCAGTGGGAATTACTTCCCGGCGGCTGCAAAAGggtatcatcatcatcatcaatatgAGTCGCCGCCGCCTCACAATGTGCACCACTTAGCCGATGCTTAG
- the LOC105166269 gene encoding protein ROOT INITIATION DEFECTIVE 3 gives METEVVIASSPTDAGISCWDLHTGAEHLRYKSCASPSHGLTSVAGRFLASSQIRESKSSSSSGSILYWSWSKPQVEVRSFPAEPIKPLVSNSQGTYIAGGGVSGDIYFWEVATGKLLKKWHAHYRAVSCLVFNDDESLLISGAEDGSVRVWSLFLIFDDARREEMKHLFEYSFHEHSLRVTDVKTGYGGSNAIIVSASEDRTCKVWSLSKGKIVRNVVFPSMIDAISLDPGEHVFYAGGRDGKIYIAGLNSPVTSNSNYGLHIVGALSEHSKGVSCLASSADGFLLVSGSEDGMIRVWDTRTRNIIRVFRHTKGPVNNVLVIRQPKYINPRTSATSLASAARRQGLTLPPPLEKFANSPDESPYVKVLIGPQTLPNQPLFSPYISIQTMEAQIKELQKQGSSAAAEVDVERLKSEQLRSVQMIQQWKKMYENLHQFCVSELLEGSHTESPNG, from the exons ATGGAAACCGAAGTAGTTATTGCCTCATCTCCGACAGACGCTGGAATCAGCTGTTGGGACCTCCACACCGGGGCTGAGCACCTCCGCTACAAGTCGTGCGCCTCCCCTTCCCACGGTCTTACCTCCGTTGCCGGCCGCTTTCTTGCCTCCTCCCAAATCCGAGAGTCCAAGTCGTCGTCTTCGTCTGGGTCCATTCTCTATTGGTCCTGGAGCAAG CCCCAGGTTGAAGTTAGGAGCTTTCCTGCCGAACCCATAAAGCCACTTGTCTCCAATAGTCAAGGAACTTACATTGCAGGAGGAGGTGTTTCAGGGGATATATACTTTTGGGAG GTTGCAACTGGCAAATTGCTCAAGAAGTGGCATGCACATTACCGGGCTGTTAGTTGCTTGGTTTTTAATGATGACGAATCCCTTTTGATTTCAGGGGCGGAAGATGGATCTGTTCGCGTTTGGTCACTTTTCCT GATATTCGATGATGCAAGGAGGGAAGAGATGAAACATTTGTTTGAGTACAGTTTCCATGAGCATTCTTTGAGGGTGACTGATGTTAAAACTGGCTATGGTGGATCGAATGCAATAATTGTGTCTGCTTCTGAGGATCGTACATGCAAG GTTTGGAGTTTATCTAAAGGGAAGATAGTAAGAAATGTTGTCTTCCCTTCAATGATAGATGCAATTTCCTTGGACCCTGGGGAACATGTCTTTTATGCGGGTGGTAGAGATGGTAAAATCTATATAGCTGGATTAAATTCTCCAGTAACTTCCAACAGCAACTATGGATTGCATATAGTTGGTGCACTGTCTGAGCACAG CAAAGGTGTATCCTGCTTGGCTTCTAGTGCTGatggatttttattagtttctgGATCAGAGGATGGCATGATTAGAGTGTGGGACACTAGAACGCGAAACATTATTCGGGTCTTTAGACACACCAAAG GTCCAGTTAATAATGTTCTTGTCATCAGACAGCCGAAATACATAAATCCTCGTACATCTGCTACTTCTCTGGCTTCAGCAGCAAGGAGGCAAGGTCTGACATTACCACCTCCACTGGAAAAGTTTGCTAATTCCCCAGATGAGAGTCCATATGTTAAAGTACTCATCGGTCCTCAGACCCTGCCAAATCAACCCTTATTCTCTCCATACATAAGCATTCAGACAATGGAAGCTCAAATAAAAGAACTACAG AAACAAGGTTCTTCTGCAGCTGCTGAAGTGGATGTGGAAAGGTTGAAAAGTGAACAGCTGAGGTCTGTGCAAATGATCCAGCAATGGAAAAAGATGTATGAGAATCTGCATCAATTCTGTGTCAGCGAGCTTCTGGAAGGCAGTCACACTGAAAGTCCCAATGGATAA